Proteins from a genomic interval of Yarrowia lipolytica chromosome 1E, complete sequence:
- a CDS encoding uncharacterized protein (Truncated form of YALI0E34089g, weakly similar to DEHA0F06314g Debaryomyces hansenii IPF 8616.1), translating to MPARPGAPTQPYGNTPPASDPNVYGAPAAPVAATPAAAASTPAGINFAAQIAGRRSSAASSVSDITSGMAQTAIGKKKPPPPLPKKKPGLAGKPVPGAKPTAFGAPAAAAVASVPASQAASAVEAALGAQSYSKAPAFVPPPSGKPVDTQMHTQWFVNDQPPPDLQGLGWTSQFSSSGGTTTKIYAFRIPEDLSIIKLRIVYPTNNPAAATCERKDVPPPRELTPGELYEYNLQYGDGVARWAESMVGTQVGDGECWTLAKNAIEQSSQTALVSQAYTHGALIYQQNGSTNNPANIVKNVEAIRRGDILQFYEVKFESRSAGGFSSASYGVPNHTAVVVGVSEGQRTVYILHQNTGGSKIVQQGQLELADMTSGELKAYRVVGAEWAGQLDCSM from the coding sequence ATGCCTGCTAGACCTGGCGCGCCCACACAGCCCTACGGAAATACCCCACCAGCCTCGGATCCTAATGTCTACGGGGCTCCTGCCGCCCCTGTAGCTGCCACACCCGCTGCCGCCGCTTCCACACCCGCTGGAATCAACTTTGCAGCCCAGATCGCTGGCCGAAGAAGCTCTGCAGCATCCTCCGTCTCGGACATCACCTCGGGGATGGCCCAGACTGCAATTGGTAAGAAGAAGCCTCCGCCACCTCTtcccaagaagaagcccgGTCTGGCAGGCAAACCTGTCCCTGGAGCCAAACCCACTGCTTTTGGTGCTCCAGCCGCAGCTGCCGTTGCTTCAGTGCCTGCTTCACAGGCGGCATCAGCAGTTGAGGCTGCTCTGGGTGCACAGTCGTACTCCAAGGCCCCTGCATTcgtgcctcctccttctggaaAGCCTGTGGACACCCAGATGCACACCCAGTGGTTCGTCAACGACCAGCCACCCCCGGATCTCCAGGGCCTGGGCTGGACTTCGCAGTTCTCATCTTCTGGAGGCACCACTACGAAGATCTATGCCTTCAGAATCCCAGAGGATCTGTCTATCATCAAACTGCGCATCGTCTACCCTACTAACAATCCTGCTGCAGCTACTTGCGAACGAAAGGAtgtgcctcctcctcgagagcTGACTCCCGGAGAGctctacgagtacaaccTGCAGTACGGAGATGGAGTGGCTCGATGGGCCGAATCAATGGTGGGAACCCAGGTTGGAGACGGAGAGTGCTGGACTCTTGCCAAGAATGCCATTGAACAGAGCTCCCAGACTGCCCTGGTTTCGCAAGCCTACACCCATGGCGCTCTGATCTACCAGCAGAATGGCTCCACCAATAACCCAGCTaacattgtcaagaacGTGGAGGCTATTCGACGAGGAGACATTCTGCAGTTTTACGAGGTCAAGTTCGAATCTCGGTCCGCTGGTGGCTTCTCTTCCGCGTCCTACGGCGTGCCCAACCATACTGCAGTGGTTGTGGGAGTTTCTGAGGGCCAGAGAACAGTCTACATTCTGCACCAGAACACTGGTGGCTCCAAAATTGTGCAGCAGGGCCAGCTTGAGCTGGCTGACATGACCAGCGGCGAGCTCAAGGCCTACCGAGTGGTGGGGGCCGAGTGGGCTGGCCAACTTGACTGCTCCATGTAA
- a CDS encoding calmodulin (Compare to YALI0E34111g, similar to Saccharomyces cerevisiae CMD1 (YBR109C); ancestral locus Anc_3.360, similar to uniprot|P06787 Saccharomyces cerevisiae YBR109c CMD1 calmodulin), which produces MLTKMSDQLTEDQVAEFREAFSLFDKNNDGKITTKELGTVMRSLGQNPSESELADMINEVDANNDGTIDFAEFLTMMARKMKDTDSEEEIREAFKVFDRDNNGFISAQELRHVMTSIGEKLTDEEVDMMIKEADANGDGRIDYNEFVQLLVSSTIT; this is translated from the coding sequence ATGCTAACCAAGATGTCTGACCAGCTGACCGAAGACCAGGTTGCCGAATTCCGAGAGGCTTTCTCCCTGTTTGACAAGAACAATGACGGTAaaatcaccaccaaggagctTGGTACCGTGATGCGAAGTCTGGGCCAGAACCCCAGCGAGTCCGAGCTCGCCGACATGATCAACGAGGTCGACGCCAACAACGACGGCACCATTGACTTCGCCGAGTTCCTCACCATGATGGCTCGAAAGATGAAGGATACCGactccgaggaggaaatcAGAGAGGCATTCAAGGTCTTTGACCGGGATAACAACGGCTTCATCTCCGCCCAGGAGCTCCGACACGTCATGACCTCCATTGGTGAGAAGCTCACcgatgaggaggttgatatgatgatcaaggaggctgatGCCAACGGTGATGGCCGAATCGACTACAACGAGTTTGTTCAGCTGCTGGTGAGTTCTACTATTACATGA
- a CDS encoding uncharacterized protein (Compare to YALI0E34133g, similar to Saccharomyces cerevisiae ALG1 (YBR110W); ancestral locus Anc_3.361, similar to uniprot|P16661 Saccharomyces cerevisiae YBR110w ALG1 beta-mannosyltransferase singleton) codes for MKAWHWSVTLVVIYLAIPVILYLLTRKDDRKPLSDIRKRKRTIVLVLGDLGRSPRMLYHARSLARSGHKVDLCGYDGAKPFDEILNNDLIKIHHIPLILNTRKLPFVVFGILKVIRQHWLLISLLYKLRGADYLLVQNPPSIPTLGVVRFYNLFLSTRTKVVLDWHNFGYTILALKLPETHPMVKFAKFYEGFFGGRAFVHLCVTVLMGQAMRKTFGMSGRRIVPLHDRPAFHFKPLSESEKLDVLRDFKETLYDDMIADHKIIVSSTSYTPDENFNILLDALALYDESKLDLPPLRVIITGKGPMMPEFLAKVEKLQLKRVSIRTAWLEFADYPRILGAAHLGVSLHESSSGYDLPMKVVDMFGCGIPVVSVDYAALSELVKTNTNGVAVKGHVEMGNTFMSLFSNRGKLDNIKRGAMIESRNTWDQTWVKTVGPLFDIGEYVQQRPDEDYDFSSSSSDDDH; via the coding sequence ATGAAGGCCTGGCACTGGTCTGTCACCCTTGTGGTAATCTACCTGGCAATTCCAGTCATTCTCTATTTGCTCACCCGAAAAGATGACCGAAAACCGCTCAGTGACATTCGAAAACGGAAGAGAACCATTGTGCTGGTCCTCGGAGACCTAGGTCGATCTCCTCGAATGCTCTACCACGCTCGGTCTCTGGCACGAAGCGGACACAAAGTTGACCTGTGCGGATACGACGGCGCAAAGCCCTTCGACGAGATCCTCAACAATGATCTCATCAAGATCCACCACATTCCTTTGATCCTCAACACACGCAAACTGCCATTTGTCGTGTTTGGCATTCTCAAGGTTATCCGACAGCACTGGCTGTTGATTTCTCTGCTCTACAAACTGCGAGGCGCTGACTACCTACTCGTGCAGAACCCTCCCTCAATCCCTACCCTTGGAGTTGTAAGGTTCTACAACCTGTTCCTAAGCACTCGAACCAAGGTCGTTCTGGACTGGCACAACTTTGGCTACACCATCTTGGCTCTCAAGCTGCCCGAGACTCACCCAATGGTCAAGTTTGCTAAGTTCTACGAGGGTTTCTTTGGAGGTAGAGCCTTTGTTCATCTGTGTGTGACTGTTCTAATGGGTCAGGCTATGCGAAAGACATTTGGAATGAGTGGACGACGAATTGTGCCCTTGCACGACCGACCTGCTTTCCACTTCAAGCCTCTCAGCGAATCTGAGAAGCTCGATGTGCTCAGAGACTTTAAGGAGACTCTCTATGACGACATGATCGCTGATCACAAGATTATCGTGTCCAGTACATCGTACACTCCCGACGAGAACTTCAACATTCTCCTCGACGCTCTGGCTCTCTACGACGAATCCAAACTCGACCTCCCTCCTCTCCGTGTCATCATAACTGGAAAGGGACCCATGATGCCCGAGTTCTTGGCCAAGGTGGAAAAGCTGCAGTTAAAGAGAGTGTCCATTCGAACCGCCTGGCTCGAGTTTGCCGACTACCCTCGAATTCTGGGCGCTGCCCACCTCGGAGTGTCTCTCCATGAGTCTTCTTCAGGCTATGATCTGCCCATGAAGGTCGTTGATATGTTTGGATGTGGCATTCCtgtggtgtctgtggacTACGCTGCTCTTTCTGAGCTGGTCAAGACCAACACCAACGGTGTGGCTGTCAAGGGCCACGTGGAGATGGGCAACACTTTCATGTCCTTGTTTTCCAACCGTGGAAAACTTGACAACATCAAGCGAGGAGCTATGATCGAGTCTCGAAACACCTGGGACCAGACCTGGGTCAAGACTGTGGGTCCTCTTTTCGACATCGGAGAGTACGTTCAACAGAGACCAGATGAGGATTACGACTTCAGCAGTagcagcagcgacgacgaccaCTAA
- a CDS encoding uncharacterized protein (Compare to YALI0E34155g, some similarities with uniprot|P38081 Saccharomyces cerevisiae YBR056w similarity to glucan 1 3-beta- glucosidase singleton) produces the protein MKFTTLLSMASVAMSAAVTVEIHSTVLETVFETASETIISDAATPEPSPTVRYVTILPKPFPAFNGVALSGTVHNKRDTVETSVDCNLGLASASAAALREQSSAGTSSAAYTATLTSGSNLSSETHTIEVSSSTSSIPEPATASIETEPNPSLIPLFIPVHQEDSPPDTTTDTHNMGLGTKIRDMVNNVGPVAAADLSKPNQAPNDRTIFQSRNNHGPNIGSMFLLEKWLTPGMFPDSAKGDAELDAVTALVAEQGAGGAQKKFEDHWNTWITDDDFSYLQSVGANAIRVPMGYWTINGGAFTQGTPFQQYQSVYQNAWSIFKTNILDKARAANIAVLIDLHAVPGGANGDAHSGTSSGKVEFWDSRSDQKIAIDALQWVAKDVLSYDNVLGIEVVNEAVYDASTSKEGSYYLRALEAIRQVNPDVPVYISDGWAPTEWNEWVQEQNQKLSAGQNTGFVVDSHVYKAFSEQDKGNSPQQNIANVPAYLNVGKAQADSIVGEFSCVFSEETWAKAGGEDREQLAIKYGQVQIESFNQNARAGWFFWTYKFQYGDGGDWGFKPMTQKGALPTFSNGGSNKDPKAGIKEAATKATEEHSAYWDQHQGNYEHWRYADGYVSGWQDAAAFYEFHGSTIGRINAWQDARRAQHIAAKGNSGAIWEWDQGFDAGIQGLLNYMRS, from the coding sequence ATGAAGTTCACAACTCTCCTTTCTATGGCCTCTGTGGCCATGTCTGCCGCCGTCACTGTGGAGATTCACTCTACGGTGCTAGAAACCGTGTTCGAAACAGCCTCTGAGACGATAATTTCCGACGCCGCAACCCCCGAACCCTCCCCCACAGTCAGATATGTTACCATTCTGCCCAAACCCTTTCCTGCATTCAACGGCGTTGCCCTGAGCGGCACTGTCCACAACAAGCGAGACACCGTCGAGACTTCTGTCGACTGCAATCTCGGACTGgcctctgcctctgctgctgctctccGGGAGCAAAGTTCAGCTGGTACCTCGTCCGCAGCATATACCGCAACCTTAACTTCTGGTAGCAATCTTAGCTCCGAGACCCACACCATTGAGGTTTCTTCTTCTACTTCTTCCATTCCCGAACCTGCCACCGCATCAATTGAGACCGAGCCTAACCCCAGTCTCATCCCCCTCTTTATCCCCGTTCACCAGGAAGACTCCCCCCCCGACACTACCACCGACACTCACAACATGGGACTTGGAACCAAAATCAGAGACATGGTCAACAACGTTGGCCCCGTGGCCGCTGCCGACCTCAGCAAGCCCAACCAGGCTCCCAATGACCGAACCATCTTCCAGTCGCGAAACAACCATGGCCCCAACATTGGCTCCATGTTCCTTCTCGAGAAGTGGCTGACCCCTGGCATGTTCCCCGACTCCGCCAAGGGAGACGCTGAGCTCGACGCTGTGACCGCTCTCGTTGCCGAACAGGGTGCCGGCGGCGCCCAGAAGAAGTTTGAGGACCACTGGAACACCTGGatcaccgacgacgacttctCGTACCTGCAGTCTGTGGGAGCCAACGCCATCCGAGTGCCCATGGGCTACTGGACCATCAACGGAGGCGCCTTCACCCAGGGCACCCCCTTCCAGCAGTACCAGTCCGTCTACCAGAACGCCTGGTCCATTTTCAAGACCAACATTCTCGACAAGGCCCGAGCCGCCAACATTGCTGTTCTGATTGATCTGCATGCCGTTCCCGGCGGCGCCAACGGAGACGCTCACTCTGGAACCTCTTCCGGTAAGGTCGAGTTCTGGGACTCTCGAAGCGACCAGAAGATTGCTATTGACGCTCTCCAGTGGGTCGCCAAGGACGTGCTTTCATACGACAACGTTCTCGGTATCGAGGTCGTCAACGAGGCCGTCTACGACGCTTCCACTTCCAAGGAGGGCTCTTACTACCTGCGAGCTCTCGAGGCCATCCGACAGGTGAACCCTGACGTTCCCGTCTACATCTCCGATGGCTGGGCTCCTACCGAATGGAACGAGTGGGTCCAGGAGCAGAACCAGAAGCTTTCTGCCGGTCAGAACACTGGTTTTGTTGTCGACTCGCACGTCTACAAGGCCTTCTCCGAGCAGGACAAGGGCAACTCTCCCCAGCAGAACATTGCCAACGTTCCCGCCTACCTCAATGTTGGAAAGGCCCAGGCTGATTCTATTGTCGGCGAGTTCTCCTGTGTCTTCTCCGAGGAGACCTGGGCTAAGGCCGGCGGTGAGGACCGAGAGCAGCTTGCCATCAAGTACGGCCAGGTTCAAATTGAGTCCTTCAACCAGAATGCCCGAGCCGGATGGTTCTTCTGGACTTACAAGTTCCAGTACGGCGATGGAGGCGATTGGGGCTTCAAACCCATGACCCAGAAGGGCGCCCTCCCGACCTTCTCCAACGGAGGCTCCAACAAGGATCCCAAGGCCGGCATCAAGGAGGCAGCCACCAAGGCTACCGAGGAGCACTCTGCCTACTGGGACCAGCATCAGGGTAACTACGAGCACTGGCGATACGCCGATGGATACGTTTCGGGATGGCAGGACGCTGCCGCCTTCTACGAGTTCCACGGCTCCACCATTGGCCGAATCAACGCCTGGCAGGACGCCCGACGAGCCCAGCACATTGCTGCTAAGGGTAACTCCGGTGCCATCTGGGAGTGGGACCAGGGCTTCGACGCTGGTATTCAGGGTCTGCTCAACTACATGCGATCTTAA
- a CDS encoding uncharacterized protein (Compare to YALI0E34170g, similar to Saccharomyces cerevisiae ARP3 (YJR065C); ancestral locus Anc_1.514, highly similar to uniprot|P47117 Saccharomyces cerevisiae YJR065C ARP3 Actin-like protein), with amino-acid sequence MAHLGTPAVVMDSGTGYTKLGFAGNDAPSFVFPTVIATAKGSSGGNISRKGTEDLDFYIGDEALAAANGPAYSVNYPIRHGQIENWDHMERFWENSIFKYLRCEPEDHHFLLTEPPLNPPENRENTAEIMFESFNCAGLYIAVQAVLALAASWTSNKVTDRSLTGTVIDSGDGVTHVIPVAEGYVIGSAIKSIPIAGRDITYFIQNMLRDRNEPDTSLKTAEQIKENYCYVCPDIVKEFNRFDNDPDRFQKYMADQGLHRRATVDVGYERFLAPEIFFNPEIASSDFLTPLSEVVDTVVQSSPIDVRRGLYKNIVLSGGSTMFKDFGRRLQRDIRTLADDRLAANQRATGVKSSGVDVKVISHSKQRNAVWYGGSLLSSTPEFKNYCYTKQDYDEMGPGIVRNFSLFSMV; translated from the coding sequence ACAGCGGTACCGGTTACACAAAACTCGGTTTTGCCGGTAACGATGCCCCCTCTTTCGTCTTCCCTACAGTGATTGCCACCGCCAAAGGATCTTCCGGCGGCAACATCAGTCGTAAGGGTACCGAAGACCTCGACTTTTACATTGGCGACGAGGCCCTCGCCGCCGCCAACGGCCCTGCCTACTCGGTCAACTATCCCATTCGACACGGTCAGATTGAAAACTGGGATCACATGGAGCGGTTCTGGGAGAACTCGATTTTCAAATACTTGCGATGCGAGCCCGAAGATCATCATTTCCTGCTAACTGAGCCTCCTCTCAATCCCCCCGAGAACCGAGAAAACACCGCCGAGATCATGTTTGAGTCTTTCAACTGTGCCGGTCTCTACATTGCCGTACAGGCTGTCCTGGCTCTGGCCGCATCTTGGACTTCCAACAAGGTGACTGATCGATCTCTGACCGGAACCGTCATCGACTCCGGAGACGGTGTCACCCACGTGATCCCTGTCGCCGAGGGTTACGTTATCGGCTCGGCCATCAAGTCCATCCCCATTGCGGGCCGAGACATCACCTACTTCATTCAGAACATGCTTCGAGACCGAAACGAGCCCGACACGTCGCTCAAGACCGCAgagcagatcaaggagaactACTGTTATGTGTGTCCggacattgtcaaggagTTCAACCGATTCGACAACGACCCTGACCGATTCCAAAAGTACATGGCCGACCAGGGTCTGCATCGACGAGCCACCGTGGATGTTGGATACGAGCGATTTTTGGCCCCTGAGATCTTCTTCAATCCCGAAATTGCCTCGTCCGACTTCCTGACCCCTCTGTCCGAGGTGGTCGACACCGTGGTCCAGTCCTCGCCCATTGATGTGCGACGAGGTCtctacaagaacattgTTCTGTCTGGAGGATCAACCATGTTCAAGGATTTCGGCCGACGTCTGCAGCGAGACATTCGAACTCTTGCTGACGATCGACTTGCTGCTAACCAGCGGGCGACCGGAGTCAAGTCTTCGGGAGTCGATGTGAAGGTCATCTCACACTCCAAGCAGCGAAACGCTGTATGGTATGGAGGATCTCTGCTGTCTTCTACTCCCGAGTTCAAGAACTACTGCTACACCAAGCAGGATTACGACGAGATGGGACCTGGTATTGTGCGAAACTTTTCTCTGTTTTCCATGGTCTAG